From the genome of [Limnothrix rosea] IAM M-220, one region includes:
- a CDS encoding rhodanese-like domain-containing protein yields the protein MAILDQYQFHVASDLTQLDQVLEQCNKINRHDRIPRHDWMQCQMAIAEGFTNAVRHAHGEALKHCPIDIDLTLQEDCLDIRIWDSGNHDFDLEKHLQHLDLKKVNEFASGGRGFIILKKIASKLDYKHDEQRQKNYLLISKTLSNRLSPYFISVQALGDRLHDPNVVIVDCRFRLNDPDWGKAQYQKKHIPGAHYLHLDQDLSSPLDKHGGRHPLPDPEKFVATLTRLGIEQGTTEVVVYDDLRFAFAARFWWLLKFYGHDNVSILDGGFAAWEKSDYECNQELPQTATQTAFRPQIRRDLLISRDELLVATDNQRIVLDCRDEARYLGQTEPLDPVAGHIPGAMNSPWKAVSDAEGFALPFKEQQKLWQVYPKDQELVLYCGSGVTACVNWLSLEITGHNNLRLYVGGWSDWCSYLSEM from the coding sequence TTGGCTATCTTAGACCAATATCAATTCCACGTTGCGAGTGATTTGACCCAGTTGGATCAAGTATTGGAGCAGTGTAATAAGATCAATCGTCATGACCGTATTCCTCGCCATGATTGGATGCAGTGTCAAATGGCGATCGCCGAAGGGTTTACGAATGCAGTGCGCCATGCCCACGGTGAAGCACTGAAGCATTGCCCCATTGATATTGACCTTACCCTACAGGAAGATTGCCTAGATATTCGCATTTGGGATAGTGGTAATCATGACTTCGATCTAGAGAAACATCTCCAACACCTCGATCTGAAAAAGGTGAACGAATTTGCATCGGGCGGCCGGGGGTTTATTATCCTCAAAAAAATTGCCTCGAAGCTCGACTATAAACACGACGAACAGCGCCAAAAAAATTATTTGCTGATCTCAAAAACCTTGTCTAATCGTCTTTCTCCCTACTTCATTTCCGTCCAAGCCCTCGGCGATCGCCTCCACGACCCAAACGTGGTCATTGTCGATTGTCGGTTCCGACTAAATGATCCAGACTGGGGCAAGGCCCAATACCAAAAAAAACATATTCCGGGAGCCCATTACCTCCACCTCGATCAGGATCTTTCGTCGCCCCTAGACAAACATGGCGGCCGCCATCCATTACCCGACCCAGAAAAATTTGTCGCAACATTAACGCGCCTTGGCATCGAACAGGGCACAACAGAAGTTGTCGTTTATGACGATCTACGGTTTGCCTTTGCGGCGAGGTTTTGGTGGCTACTAAAATTCTATGGCCATGACAATGTCAGCATTCTCGATGGTGGTTTTGCCGCTTGGGAAAAGTCAGACTATGAATGTAATCAAGAGTTACCTCAAACAGCAACCCAAACCGCTTTTCGACCGCAAATCCGACGTGATTTATTAATTAGTCGGGATGAACTTTTAGTTGCAACGGACAACCAACGCATCGTTTTGGACTGTCGGGACGAGGCGCGCTATCTAGGACAAACGGAGCCGTTAGACCCCGTTGCTGGTCATATACCCGGTGCAATGAATTCACCATGGAAAGCGGTTTCCGATGCAGAGGGATTTGCTTTACCTTTCAAAGAGCAACAAAAACTTTGGCAGGTGTACCCGAAAGATCAGGAGTTGGTTTTGTATTGTGGGTCAGGTGTCACGGCCTGTGTCAATTGGCTCTCACTAGAGATTACGGGACACAATAATCTCAGGCTCTATGTCGGTGGCTGGAGTGATTGGTGTAGTTATCTATCAGAAATGTGA
- a CDS encoding PP2C family protein-serine/threonine phosphatase: protein MIQILVIDDDPAIRTLLKRTLTRQGYDIHDSNNGAAGLDKAIALQPELVICDWMMPGMNGLDVCREIKNHPALKHSTFFILLTALGSTEDKIMGLDAGADDFLCKPIEIAELLARVRAVLRIQQLTGDLYLQKQKLESEISEAAQYVRTLLPPPLNRSRIKIETCFVPSSQLGGDGFDYFWLDHQRLAFYLLDVSGHGLRAALPSIAVLNLMRSRNGHQGVDYGKPKNVLEYLSANCKFIEQQEQYFTMWYGVFDIDERVLTYASAGHPPAIIFGDRPGEPPQLLRTKGFPVGLFEPEESIYQEEQKYISFNSRLYLISDGVYEDSRSKDAVQNWQQFLDLLSGYEAKHDLASLEKLLRARLHGHELEDDFSMMKLSL from the coding sequence ATGATTCAGATTCTCGTTATTGATGATGACCCAGCCATCCGCACCCTCCTCAAACGGACTTTAACGCGCCAAGGCTACGATATTCATGACAGTAATAATGGTGCCGCGGGTCTAGACAAGGCGATCGCCCTCCAGCCAGAGTTAGTGATTTGCGACTGGATGATGCCGGGGATGAATGGCCTCGATGTCTGCAGAGAAATCAAAAACCACCCCGCCCTAAAACACAGCACTTTTTTTATCCTGCTCACGGCCCTCGGTAGTACCGAAGATAAGATTATGGGCTTAGATGCGGGAGCCGATGATTTTTTATGCAAACCCATTGAAATTGCCGAATTGCTAGCACGGGTACGGGCGGTATTACGGATTCAACAGTTGACCGGCGATCTCTATCTGCAAAAACAAAAATTAGAGTCGGAAATTTCTGAAGCGGCGCAATATGTGCGAACCCTTTTACCGCCACCCTTAAATCGCTCTCGTATCAAAATTGAAACCTGTTTTGTGCCCTCTTCCCAGCTAGGGGGGGATGGCTTTGATTATTTCTGGCTCGATCATCAACGGCTAGCTTTTTATCTCCTTGATGTGTCTGGCCACGGATTAAGGGCTGCTTTACCCTCCATTGCTGTCCTGAATTTGATGCGATCGCGCAATGGTCACCAAGGCGTAGATTATGGCAAACCAAAAAATGTCCTAGAATATCTCAGCGCCAACTGCAAATTTATTGAGCAGCAGGAGCAGTACTTTACGATGTGGTACGGCGTTTTTGATATTGATGAACGAGTATTGACCTATGCCAGCGCGGGACATCCACCCGCGATTATTTTTGGCGATCGCCCCGGGGAGCCACCACAACTACTCCGTACCAAAGGTTTTCCGGTCGGGTTATTCGAGCCGGAAGAATCTATCTATCAAGAAGAGCAAAAATATATTTCCTTTAATTCACGCTTGTATCTTATTAGTGATGGAGTCTATGAAGATTCCCGCTCTAAAGATGCCGTCCAAAATTGGCAACAGTTTTTAGATTTACTCTCTGGGTATGAAGCAAAACATGACCTTGCCAGCCTCGAAAAGCTCCTGCGGGCTCGCCTCCATGGCCATGAACTAGAAGATGATTTCTCGATGATGAAATTATCACTTTAG
- the fghA gene encoding S-formylglutathione hydrolase has product MTKLVLQKEILCFGGRVRYYSHQSIACRGEMNFTVFMPPQTKNEAVPVLYYLSGLTCTEENFTTKAGAQQYAAQHGLMLVAPDTSPRNTGIPDEDKDWDLGSGAGFYVDATAKPWSKHYRMYSYVTKELPELIEENFAVTDKRGIFGHSMGGHGALICALRKPDFYHSVSAFAPVVAPMQCAWGEKAFTAYLGEDQKTWRKYDATQIITKRQFNGKILIDQGKADVFLEKQLLTNQFAIACEKVGQPLRLRYQEGYDHSYFFIATFMADHIEHHAQNLL; this is encoded by the coding sequence ATGACCAAGTTAGTTCTGCAAAAAGAAATTCTCTGTTTTGGTGGTCGAGTACGCTACTACAGCCACCAGTCGATCGCCTGCCGTGGGGAGATGAATTTCACAGTTTTTATGCCGCCCCAAACTAAAAATGAAGCCGTACCAGTGCTGTACTATTTGTCGGGTTTAACTTGTACTGAGGAAAACTTCACCACAAAGGCAGGTGCACAACAATACGCTGCCCAACATGGTTTGATGTTGGTGGCTCCAGATACAAGTCCCCGTAATACAGGCATTCCCGACGAAGATAAGGATTGGGATCTGGGTAGTGGTGCAGGGTTTTATGTGGATGCGACGGCCAAACCTTGGTCAAAGCACTATCGCATGTATAGCTATGTCACCAAAGAGTTGCCAGAACTGATTGAAGAGAATTTTGCGGTGACTGATAAACGGGGAATTTTTGGCCATTCGATGGGGGGTCATGGGGCGTTAATTTGCGCTTTACGAAAACCGGATTTTTACCATTCGGTGTCGGCGTTTGCGCCGGTGGTTGCGCCGATGCAATGTGCATGGGGTGAAAAGGCCTTTACGGCTTATCTGGGGGAAGACCAAAAAACTTGGCGTAAGTATGATGCAACGCAAATTATTACAAAGCGGCAGTTTAACGGCAAAATTTTAATTGATCAGGGTAAGGCTGATGTGTTTCTCGAAAAGCAATTATTAACAAATCAGTTTGCGATCGCCTGCGAAAAAGTCGGACAGCCATTACGTTTGCGATACCAAGAAGGCTACGACCATAGTTACTTTTTTATTGCGACCTTTATGGCAGATCATATTGAGCACCATGCCCAAAACTTACTTTAA
- a CDS encoding S-(hydroxymethyl)glutathione dehydrogenase/class III alcohol dehydrogenase has protein sequence MDVKAAIAHSAQAPLTIETVQLAPPKAGEVLVEIKATGVCHTDAYTLSGADPEGLFPAILGHEGAGVVVEVGKGVKSLKPGDHVIPLYIPECRECEYCLSLKTNLCQAVRATQGKGLMPDGTGRFSKDGETIFHYMGTSTFANYTVVPEISLAKIRKDAPFEKVCYIGCGVTTGIGAVINTAKVEVGSKVIVFGLGGIGLNVIQGAKMVGADMIIGVDLNDDKRAIAEKFGMTHFVNPQEIEGDLVPYLVDLTKGGADYTFECIGNVKVMRQALESCHKGWGVSTIIGVAGAGQEISTRPFQLVTGRVWQGTAFGGARGRTDVPKIVDWYMDGKINIDDLITHVMPIEQINEAFDLMHKGESIRSVVTF, from the coding sequence ATGGATGTTAAAGCGGCGATCGCCCACTCTGCCCAAGCACCCCTCACCATCGAAACAGTGCAATTAGCACCACCCAAAGCCGGGGAAGTTTTAGTCGAAATTAAAGCAACAGGTGTTTGCCATACCGATGCCTACACCTTGTCAGGGGCAGATCCAGAGGGGTTATTCCCGGCAATTCTCGGCCACGAAGGCGCAGGGGTTGTTGTGGAAGTCGGCAAGGGCGTGAAAAGCCTTAAGCCCGGTGACCACGTGATTCCGCTGTATATTCCAGAATGTCGTGAATGTGAATATTGCCTTAGTCTCAAAACCAATCTCTGTCAGGCCGTGCGAGCCACCCAAGGCAAAGGCCTAATGCCTGACGGCACAGGACGCTTTTCCAAAGATGGTGAAACAATTTTCCATTACATGGGCACATCCACCTTTGCCAACTACACCGTTGTCCCTGAAATTTCCCTCGCCAAAATCCGAAAAGATGCCCCCTTCGAGAAAGTCTGCTACATCGGCTGTGGTGTCACAACGGGCATTGGTGCGGTGATCAATACCGCTAAAGTTGAAGTGGGGTCTAAGGTAATAGTTTTTGGTCTTGGTGGCATCGGTCTAAACGTGATCCAAGGCGCAAAGATGGTCGGCGCAGATATGATTATCGGCGTTGATCTTAATGACGATAAAAGGGCGATCGCCGAAAAATTTGGCATGACCCATTTCGTGAATCCCCAAGAAATCGAAGGAGATTTAGTCCCCTACCTAGTCGATCTCACCAAAGGCGGCGCAGACTATACCTTCGAATGCATTGGCAATGTAAAAGTAATGCGCCAAGCCCTCGAAAGTTGCCACAAAGGCTGGGGCGTTTCCACCATTATTGGGGTTGCCGGAGCAGGACAAGAAATTAGCACTCGTCCTTTCCAGCTCGTTACTGGACGCGTGTGGCAGGGCACTGCCTTTGGTGGCGCGAGAGGCCGCACCGATGTCCCAAAAATTGTGGACTGGTATATGGATGGCAAGATCAATATTGACGATCTCATTACCCATGTCATGCCCATCGAGCAAATTAATGAAGCCTTTGATCTGATGCATAAAGGCGAATCAATCCGCAGTGTTGTCACCTTCTAA
- a CDS encoding GNAT family N-acetyltransferase, translating into MSDTSPQTQATVHIRLMDIDDIAPIFHLGEQLFASDLYPSLYRLWDQWEVTGAYNTDPDLCFVATVANKFAGFILGTLVEKQESTYSYIRWLGVGPDFHRMGIAKKLLDRLIERTIAQGADTVLMDTDPANEAAIRFFSKQGFRNPREHVYLTLDLTSHDYYGKLLEYERDRAEQLTQILRHRYQ; encoded by the coding sequence ATGTCCGATACCTCACCTCAAACTCAAGCCACTGTCCACATTCGTTTAATGGACATTGACGATATTGCGCCAATTTTTCACCTAGGAGAACAATTATTTGCCAGTGATTTGTACCCGTCGCTGTATCGTCTCTGGGATCAGTGGGAAGTGACGGGAGCCTACAATACCGACCCTGATCTTTGCTTTGTTGCGACCGTAGCAAATAAATTTGCAGGATTCATTCTCGGCACGCTAGTCGAAAAACAAGAAAGCACCTATAGCTATATCCGTTGGCTGGGCGTAGGGCCTGATTTCCACCGCATGGGCATCGCCAAAAAACTCTTAGATCGCTTAATCGAGCGGACGATCGCCCAAGGAGCCGACACCGTTTTGATGGATACAGATCCAGCCAATGAAGCCGCCATTCGTTTCTTCTCAAAGCAAGGATTTCGCAATCCCCGCGAACATGTTTATCTCACCCTCGATCTAACCAGCCATGACTACTACGGCAAACTTCTAGAATATGAGCGGGATCGCGCCGAACAATTAACCCAGATACTGCGTCACCGCTATCAGTGA
- a CDS encoding Uma2 family endonuclease has product MTAITLDLNPVATLSHEQFLQLCQTNPDLKLERTAQGELVVMPPTGGETGRINFDMNGQLWLWNRQYKLGKCFDSSTGFILPSGATRSPDMSWVEQSRWEALRPEQREKYLPLCPDFAVELMSPSDVVYQTRAKLQEYMENGCRLGWLINRGDRQVEIYRQGQAVETLEAPNTLSGEDILTNFELELSELW; this is encoded by the coding sequence ATGACAGCCATTACGCTCGATCTAAATCCAGTCGCTACGTTGAGCCATGAGCAATTTTTGCAGCTATGCCAGACAAATCCTGACCTCAAACTTGAACGCACTGCCCAAGGAGAATTGGTTGTTATGCCGCCGACTGGTGGAGAAACGGGTCGCATTAATTTTGATATGAATGGTCAGCTATGGCTCTGGAATCGACAATACAAATTAGGGAAATGTTTTGATTCTTCCACAGGTTTCATTTTACCGAGTGGTGCAACGCGATCGCCGGATATGTCGTGGGTAGAACAGTCGCGGTGGGAAGCCTTGCGACCAGAGCAACGGGAAAAATATCTGCCTCTGTGTCCTGATTTTGCGGTGGAGTTAATGTCTCCTAGCGATGTGGTTTATCAAACTCGCGCCAAGCTTCAGGAATATATGGAAAATGGCTGTCGTCTAGGCTGGCTGATTAATCGCGGCGATCGCCAAGTGGAGATTTATCGGCAAGGACAAGCAGTGGAAACCTTAGAGGCTCCCAACACATTGTCTGGAGAAGATATCCTCACCAATTTTGAACTCGAATTAAGCGAACTTTGGTAA
- a CDS encoding UDP-N-acetylmuramoyl-L-alanyl-D-glutamate--2,6-diaminopimelate ligase: MQLGELLGQVSVIDALPDHPVLTQEIKGLTTNSQGVVTGDLFIGLPGARVDGGEFWQGALDSGAIAAVISAEAVEKFPAKNGECVIVTSDPIIACAEIANLFYKFPTQSLKLAGVTGTNGKTTISHLIEFFLQQAKKPTALIGTLYTRWEGYEKIATHTTPFAVDLQKNFAKAVKAGNTHGVMEVSSHALDQKRVKGCEFDVSVFTNLTQDHLDYHKTMEAYFQAKALLFSDEYCKGRAIINIDDQYGARLAHKLGDKCWGYSLQDQDAAIFMDRLEYTATGVTGRLRTPEGTAQFSSPLVGQFNLENVMAAVGAGLALGLDLEKMLEVLPKFMGVPGRMERVQISEEQDISVIVDYAHTPDSLENLLKASRPFIPRKMICVFGCGGDRDRTKRPLMGKIAATKSDWAVVTSDNPRTEDPKQILADVVEGIPEAIQFLVIPDRAAAIHQAILEAQPGDGVLIAGKGHEDYQILGTEKIHFDDREEARKALGDRLKTA, from the coding sequence ATGCAACTAGGTGAACTTCTTGGGCAAGTATCTGTTATCGATGCTTTACCAGACCATCCTGTCTTAACTCAAGAGATTAAAGGGCTTACGACAAATTCCCAAGGAGTCGTTACGGGAGATTTATTTATTGGTTTGCCCGGAGCAAGGGTTGATGGGGGAGAGTTTTGGCAAGGGGCGTTAGATAGTGGGGCGATCGCCGCCGTTATCTCCGCAGAAGCTGTTGAAAAGTTCCCTGCTAAAAACGGTGAATGTGTCATTGTCACCAGCGATCCCATCATTGCCTGTGCCGAAATTGCTAATCTCTTTTACAAATTTCCCACCCAATCTCTAAAACTTGCTGGTGTGACAGGCACGAACGGTAAAACTACTATCAGCCACTTGATTGAATTTTTCCTCCAGCAAGCGAAAAAGCCTACTGCTCTCATCGGAACGCTCTACACCCGTTGGGAAGGCTACGAAAAAATTGCAACCCACACCACGCCTTTTGCTGTCGATCTCCAGAAGAATTTTGCCAAAGCGGTCAAAGCTGGTAACACCCACGGTGTCATGGAAGTCAGCTCCCATGCCCTCGATCAAAAGCGCGTTAAGGGCTGTGAGTTTGATGTGTCTGTGTTTACAAATCTGACGCAGGATCACCTCGATTATCACAAGACGATGGAGGCTTATTTTCAGGCGAAGGCGCTTCTTTTTAGTGATGAGTATTGCAAAGGTCGGGCGATTATTAATATCGATGATCAGTACGGCGCAAGGTTAGCCCACAAGCTCGGCGATAAATGTTGGGGCTATAGTTTGCAAGATCAAGATGCGGCAATCTTTATGGATCGGCTGGAATATACAGCCACTGGTGTGACGGGTCGCCTCAGAACTCCAGAAGGCACAGCGCAATTTTCATCGCCTTTAGTCGGTCAATTTAATCTCGAAAATGTGATGGCTGCCGTCGGTGCAGGTTTAGCGTTGGGTTTAGACCTCGAAAAAATGTTAGAGGTATTGCCGAAATTTATGGGTGTTCCCGGTCGCATGGAACGGGTACAAATTTCTGAGGAGCAAGATATTAGCGTCATTGTGGACTATGCTCACACGCCCGACAGCCTCGAAAATCTCCTTAAAGCTTCTCGTCCGTTTATTCCCCGCAAAATGATTTGTGTGTTTGGGTGTGGCGGCGATCGCGATCGCACCAAGCGTCCGTTGATGGGCAAGATTGCAGCAACCAAATCAGACTGGGCGGTGGTGACTTCTGATAATCCGCGCACCGAAGATCCGAAACAAATTTTGGCGGATGTGGTGGAGGGTATCCCCGAAGCGATTCAGTTTCTCGTCATTCCCGACCGAGCGGCGGCGATTCACCAAGCGATTCTCGAAGCGCAACCCGGCGATGGGGTATTAATTGCGGGTAAAGGTCACGAAGATTATCAAATTCTTGGTACTGAAAAGATCCATTTTGATGATCGTGAAGAAGCTCGCAAAGCACTGGGCGATCGCCTAAAAACTGCCTAA
- the remA gene encoding extracellular matrix/biofilm regulator RemA, with translation MEIQLINIGFGNIVSANRVIAIVSPESAPIKRIISDARDRGQLIDATYGRRTRAVIITDSSHVVLSAIQPETVAHRFVVQKDGAIANAKV, from the coding sequence ATGGAAATTCAACTAATAAATATTGGGTTCGGTAATATTGTCTCTGCGAACCGAGTGATTGCGATTGTTAGCCCCGAATCTGCTCCCATTAAGCGCATTATTAGCGATGCTCGCGATCGCGGTCAGCTGATTGATGCCACCTATGGTAGACGTACCCGCGCGGTGATTATTACCGATTCTAGTCACGTGGTGCTCTCGGCGATTCAGCCAGAAACTGTTGCCCACCGTTTCGTGGTGCAGAAGGACGGGGCGATCGCCAATGCTAAAGTTTAG
- the gmk gene encoding guanylate kinase, with protein sequence MTTPGKLIVLTGPSGVGKGTIVRELLARHDQLFLSISATTRQPRTGEVDGKDYFFKSRAEFEAMIAAKELLEWAEYAGNYYGTPLPPVAAQTTQGNSVLLEIEVVGANSVKHIFPDALRIFILPPSFEVLEKRLQGRGTDSEEVIAKRLTRAKEELELSEEFDYQIVNDDLEAAIAEIEAAIF encoded by the coding sequence ATGACTACCCCCGGAAAACTGATTGTCCTCACTGGCCCTAGCGGCGTTGGCAAGGGAACCATTGTCCGTGAATTGCTCGCTCGCCACGATCAGCTATTTTTATCGATCTCCGCTACAACCCGCCAGCCCCGCACTGGAGAAGTCGATGGTAAAGATTATTTTTTTAAGAGCCGCGCCGAATTTGAAGCGATGATTGCGGCAAAAGAATTATTAGAATGGGCAGAATACGCTGGAAATTATTACGGTACGCCGTTACCGCCTGTGGCGGCTCAAACCACCCAAGGCAATTCTGTATTGCTCGAAATTGAGGTGGTAGGGGCAAATTCCGTTAAACATATTTTTCCCGATGCATTACGTATTTTTATTCTGCCGCCATCGTTTGAAGTATTAGAAAAACGCTTGCAAGGGCGTGGCACAGATTCAGAAGAAGTGATTGCGAAACGCCTAACCCGCGCCAAAGAGGAGCTAGAACTTAGCGAAGAGTTTGACTACCAAATCGTCAATGATGACCTAGAGGCGGCGATCGCCGAGATTGAAGCCGCTATTTTTTGA
- a CDS encoding DUF2281 domain-containing protein: MNPLILEKYNTLPEGLKKQVEDFIEFLAQKYSNNSQTSAQQTEKKYGYGSLEGKLVVPDDFDEPLEELSEYM; encoded by the coding sequence ATGAATCCTTTGATTCTTGAGAAATACAATACTTTACCAGAAGGACTCAAAAAGCAAGTGGAAGACTTTATTGAGTTCCTTGCTCAAAAATATTCAAACAACTCCCAGACATCAGCTCAACAAACAGAGAAAAAATATGGCTACGGCAGTTTAGAAGGCAAACTAGTAGTTCCTGATGACTTTGACGAACCCCTAGAAGAATTGTCGGAGTACATGTAA
- a CDS encoding type II toxin-antitoxin system VapC family toxin, which translates to MYLLDTHILLWYLAADQQLNPEIRAILDQRNNLHLSVASLWEIAIKFNIGKLPNSSSYDEILEQVDFLNINQLNLSRDDLVRYKNLPLNKKHRDPFDRILIAQAIQHSLTLVTADSKFRTYDLEGFRLYLD; encoded by the coding sequence ATGTACCTCCTTGATACCCATATTTTGCTCTGGTATTTAGCCGCTGATCAGCAATTAAATCCTGAGATTAGAGCAATCCTTGATCAGAGAAATAATTTGCACTTAAGCGTTGCTAGTCTCTGGGAAATAGCGATTAAGTTCAATATTGGCAAACTACCAAACAGTTCCAGCTATGACGAGATTTTGGAGCAAGTAGATTTTCTCAACATCAATCAACTGAACCTAAGTCGTGATGATCTAGTCCGTTACAAAAACCTGCCTTTAAACAAAAAACATCGCGATCCCTTTGACCGAATCCTCATTGCCCAAGCAATACAGCACTCTCTAACTTTGGTGACCGCTGATTCTAAGTTCAGAACTTATGATTTAGAAGGCTTTAGGCTTTACTTGGATTAA